One Malania oleifera isolate guangnan ecotype guangnan chromosome 9, ASM2987363v1, whole genome shotgun sequence DNA segment encodes these proteins:
- the LOC131164488 gene encoding protein BIG GRAIN 1-like A, producing MDRHWHQSLREDRLRKPTTDHHTHSPSFSSTLLDTIYRSIDADEGHRQEQLLLYRSDTMRKKNYSCHGGQSAVTALEAEEEMARLRRAIMIEKWMEKKVGDKVVVCRQTATAADFEAKPRRDRERHAHPLAHSSSSSSESSCGGGFSSSEAESVHGVGSRSSGFFDVKKLKPVRTGGSSRSEKARTESQVFDSLPKPKREGGFVKTKSKALKIYGDLKKAKQPISPGGKLASFLNSLFTAGNAKKAKISSSSLRNCDDASWERNSKSAYGSTSTCSSASSFSRSCLSKTPSSRGKLSNGAAAEKRSVRFYPVSVIVDEDSRPCGHKNLYGDEESGFVALTATVRNSAINDEVRYRTMENNRRAEEAARVFLKNYQKKGDLEMRDLDLHQHQESENDGDDDEDDDAASCSSSDLFELDHLSVVGIDRYHEELPVYETTRLDTNRAIASGLIL from the coding sequence ATGGACAGGCACTGGCATCAATCCCTACGAGAAGATCGCCTTCGCAAGCCAACCACCGATCACCATACCCACAGCCCGTCCTTCTCGTCCACCCTTCTCGACACCATTTACCGCTCCATCGACGCCGACGAAGGTCACCGACAGGAGCAACTCCTCCTCTACAGATCAGACACCATGAGGAAGAAGAACTACTCATGCCATGGCGGCCAGAGTGCTGTCACCGCTCTGGAGGCAGAAGAAGAAATGGCGAGGCTTCGCCGAGCCATCATGATCGAGAAATGGATGGAGAAGAAGGTCGGCGACAAGGTCGTCGTCTGCCGGCAGACGGCGACGGCGGCGGACTTCGAGGCGAAACCGCGCCGTGACCGCGAGCGTCATGCACACCCGTTGGCTCACTCCTCGTCGAGCTCTTCGGAATCTAGCTGCGGCGGAGGATTTTCGTCTTCGGAGGCGGAATCGGTTCACGGAGTCGGTTCCAGATCTTCGGGCTTCTTCGATGTAAAGAAGCTGAAGCCTGTGCGTACCGGCGGGTCCTCTCGGTCTGAAAAGGCTCGGACAGAGTCTCAAGTGTTCGACAGCTTGCCTAAGCCGAAGCGCGAGGGCGGTTTCGTGAAGACGAAATCGAAGGCTCTGAAGATTTACGGAGATCTCAAGAAGGCGAAGCAGCCGATTTCGCCCGGCGGTAAGCTCGCGAGCTTTCTTAATTCTCTTTTCACAGCTGGAAATGCGAAGAAGGCTAAGATCTCGTCGTCGTCGCTTCGGAACTGCGACGACGCGAGTTGGGAGAGGAATTCGAAGTCTGCTTATGGCTCAACCTCCACGTGTTCGTCGGCTTCGTCGTTTTCGAGGTCTTGCTTGAGCAAAACGCCGTCGTCGAGGGGGAAATTGAGCAATGGTGCGGCGGCGGAGAAGCGTTCGGTTAGGTTTTATCCCGTCAGCGTGATTGTCGACGAAGATTCTCGGCCGTGCGGGCACAAGAACTTGTACGGTGATGAGGAATCTGGTTTCGTGGCCCTAACTGCGACTGTTAGAAATTCCGCCATTAACGACGAGGTCAGGTATCGCACCATGGAGAACAATCGCCGGGCGGAGGAAGCGGCGAGGGTTTTTTTGAAGAATTATCAGAAGAAAGGCGACCTCGAGATGCGAGATCTGGACCTCCATCAACATCAAGAATCCGAAAACGACGGCGACGACGACGAGGACGACGACGCTGCGAGTTGCTCGAGCTCTGATCTTTTCGAGCTCGATCACCTTTCTGTTGTAGGTATCGATAGGTATCACGAGGAATTGCCGGTGTACGAAACTACTCGTCTGGATACGAATCGCGCCATTGCCAGTGGCTTGATTCTgtaa